A part of Halorientalis sp. LT38 genomic DNA contains:
- a CDS encoding YihY/virulence factor BrkB family protein encodes MSFALPGRVGDVTAVVREIAAEFRERDVSFMAGSLAYSAFVSLLPLLLLVVLVLSWLGGDQLVAIVMTMTRRYLSPAGQSVLFDSLTRASGRFGLSVLGVAALAWGALTLFRRLDTAFAQLYGTGGHGPLRDQVTDALVVMAAMGGAMLAMLFAGVVFAMVPDIPFLGVLNVLFLVAALSAAFYPVYYVFPDVDIEPLEAVPGVIVSVVGWILLQLLFQVYISISSTAELYGVLGGVLLLVTWLYFAALVFLIGGVTNVVLAGRQPPPNPGPAYRAPRVEGRSRG; translated from the coding sequence ATGAGCTTCGCCCTCCCCGGTCGCGTCGGCGACGTGACGGCCGTCGTCCGCGAGATCGCCGCGGAGTTCCGCGAGCGCGACGTGTCCTTCATGGCCGGGAGCCTGGCGTATTCGGCCTTCGTCTCCCTGTTGCCGCTCCTGTTGCTCGTGGTCCTCGTGCTCTCCTGGCTCGGCGGAGACCAGCTCGTGGCGATCGTGATGACGATGACCCGGCGCTATCTCTCGCCGGCCGGCCAGAGCGTCCTCTTCGACTCGCTGACGCGCGCGAGCGGTCGGTTCGGTCTCTCCGTGCTCGGCGTGGCGGCGCTGGCCTGGGGGGCGTTGACGCTGTTTCGCCGGCTGGACACGGCGTTCGCACAGCTCTACGGGACGGGCGGGCACGGCCCGCTTCGCGATCAGGTCACCGACGCGCTGGTCGTGATGGCGGCGATGGGCGGGGCGATGCTCGCGATGCTGTTCGCGGGCGTCGTCTTCGCCATGGTACCGGATATTCCCTTCCTCGGCGTCCTGAACGTCCTGTTTCTCGTCGCGGCGCTGTCGGCCGCGTTCTACCCGGTCTACTACGTCTTCCCCGACGTGGATATCGAGCCGCTGGAGGCGGTGCCGGGCGTGATCGTCTCGGTCGTGGGCTGGATCCTGCTGCAGTTACTCTTTCAGGTGTACATCTCCATCTCCTCGACGGCGGAGCTGTACGGCGTCCTCGGCGGCGTCCTCCTCCTGGTCACCTGGCTCTACTTCGCGGCGCTCGTCTTCCTGATCGGCGGGGTCACGAACGTCGTCCTCGCCGGTCGCCAGCCGCCGCCGAACCCCGGGCCCGCCTACCGGGCACCCCGGGTCGAGGGCCGATCGAGGGGCTAG
- a CDS encoding helix-turn-helix domain-containing protein: MGTIVEAQVPAAEFALGDTVSTVPAASFETVRTVTSGMDQPLPFLWAAAPEFDRLDDAMRDDDSTAEVTRLVRDGKHALYAVRWQARVRGLVQLIADEDGTLLDARLHDDTWKLRVLFPEKAAMSSFYDCCRGYGVDIDVNRVNGLESVVRHGGTRLSAEQYEALSEALDADYYGVPRGSTLVELSDRLDVSHQAVSERLRRAHQALIESSLHDGLTPDEPHP; encoded by the coding sequence ATGGGAACGATCGTGGAGGCTCAGGTCCCGGCGGCGGAGTTCGCACTCGGGGACACCGTTTCGACGGTTCCGGCGGCCTCCTTCGAGACGGTCCGGACGGTCACCTCGGGCATGGATCAGCCGTTGCCCTTCCTGTGGGCCGCGGCACCGGAGTTCGACCGGCTCGACGACGCGATGCGCGACGACGACAGCACGGCCGAGGTGACGCGACTGGTCCGCGACGGGAAACACGCCCTCTACGCCGTGCGCTGGCAGGCCCGGGTCCGGGGGCTGGTCCAGCTCATCGCCGACGAGGACGGGACCCTCCTCGACGCGCGGCTGCACGACGACACCTGGAAGCTCCGCGTCCTGTTCCCGGAGAAAGCGGCGATGTCGTCCTTTTACGACTGCTGCCGGGGCTACGGCGTCGACATCGACGTCAACCGCGTGAACGGCCTCGAGAGCGTCGTCCGCCACGGCGGGACGCGGCTCTCTGCCGAGCAGTACGAGGCGCTCTCGGAGGCGCTCGACGCAGACTACTACGGCGTCCCCCGCGGCTCGACGCTGGTCGAACTCTCCGACCGACTCGACGTCTCCCACCAGGCCGTCTCGGAGCGACTCCGACGGGCCCATCAGGCGCTGATCGAGTCGTCGCTGCACGACGGCCTCACGCCGGACGAACCGCACCCCTGA
- a CDS encoding mechanosensitive ion channel family protein: MRPQAQTLLQLDVPNLVEGTITDVIAFVPRLVGALVILLIGWVIGIVLGKLVSRVTDKVELDELVLDTPLGGMMGGTERAVSTTFGAITKWFVVALAVLAAADVLAITLLSEWIQTAVSYLPAFIGGLVVIVAGFVVADFIGDAITSTRASTETSYTSWFAAGTRMFLYFTAIVIGLDTMGIDVSILFVFARALAYGLAAALAIGLGVAFGWGGHRYVANNIDRWMGQASSNTPKPSGSPEADGGRRESPEERPED; encoded by the coding sequence ATGCGCCCACAGGCTCAGACTCTCCTACAGCTCGACGTACCGAACCTGGTCGAGGGGACGATAACCGACGTGATCGCGTTCGTGCCCCGGCTGGTCGGAGCGCTCGTGATCCTCCTGATCGGCTGGGTGATCGGCATCGTTCTGGGGAAGCTCGTCAGTCGGGTGACAGACAAGGTGGAACTGGACGAACTGGTCCTCGACACACCGCTCGGCGGAATGATGGGCGGGACGGAGCGAGCCGTCTCCACGACGTTCGGGGCCATCACGAAGTGGTTCGTGGTCGCCCTGGCCGTGCTGGCGGCCGCGGACGTCCTCGCGATCACGCTGCTCTCCGAGTGGATCCAGACCGCCGTGTCCTACCTCCCGGCCTTCATCGGCGGGCTGGTCGTGATCGTCGCCGGGTTCGTGGTGGCCGACTTCATCGGCGACGCCATCACCAGCACGCGGGCGTCGACGGAGACGTCGTACACCTCCTGGTTCGCCGCGGGTACCCGGATGTTCCTGTACTTCACGGCGATCGTGATCGGGCTGGACACGATGGGAATCGACGTGAGCATCCTGTTCGTGTTCGCGCGGGCGCTCGCGTACGGCCTCGCCGCAGCGCTCGCCATCGGCCTCGGCGTCGCCTTCGGCTGGGGCGGCCACCGCTACGTCGCCAACAACATCGACCGCTGGATGGGGCAGGCCTCCTCCAACACGCCGAAGCCCTCCGGGTCGCCAGAGGCCGACGGCGGTCGCCGGGAATCACCCGAGGAGCGACCGGAGGACTGA
- a CDS encoding FAD-dependent oxidoreductase, producing MTTDDARTDGGGDGGDGVPTRDGGASRESVWLDDGTATEYEPLAGDLTVDTVVVGGGIAGITTAYHLATAGQSVALLERDRLLGGTTGRTTAKLTSLHGLVYADLLQTAGEARAREYARANQAAIDRVERLIDDLGVDCEFERTDAYTYVTDRSKRERIREEVRAAKRLDLPASYESSVDLPFETVGAVRFEDQARFDPGTYLRALAAAIEDAGGRIYEGTRATDVSGGSPCRVETDRGSVTADAVVVATHFPITDHAGYFARLSPKRSYVLAVRLEDEVPEGLYYDPSEPYFSVRPHPRGRESTVLIGGQNHRTGRGGSTAERYRRLESAARDRFDVAAVENRWATQDFRTVDGVPFVGTLPVFDQGVYVATGFGGWGMTNGTAAGRLLADRILGHEPEWGRVFRPTRFTLPAGAGAFLSHNGHAARHLVSGWFERRPSAAETTLAEDEARVFRSGAGPVAAYRDEDGDLHAVSAVCPHMGCLVEWNDGERSWDCPCHGSRFDVDGAVLDTPAVDGLDPVAGISEQRERERRSPTPSDDR from the coding sequence ATGACAACGGATGACGCGCGAACCGACGGCGGCGGTGACGGCGGTGACGGCGTTCCCACTCGCGACGGTGGGGCGAGCCGCGAGTCGGTGTGGTTGGACGATGGCACGGCCACCGAGTACGAGCCGCTTGCGGGTGACCTGACGGTCGACACGGTCGTGGTCGGCGGCGGCATCGCCGGGATCACGACGGCCTACCACCTCGCGACCGCCGGTCAGTCCGTGGCCCTGCTGGAACGGGACCGCTTGCTCGGCGGGACGACCGGCCGCACGACGGCGAAGCTCACCTCGTTGCACGGACTGGTCTACGCCGACCTGCTCCAGACGGCGGGCGAGGCCCGGGCCCGGGAGTACGCGCGGGCCAACCAGGCCGCCATCGACCGCGTCGAGCGCCTGATCGACGACCTCGGCGTGGACTGCGAGTTCGAGCGCACGGACGCCTACACCTACGTCACGGACCGGTCGAAGCGCGAGCGAATCCGCGAGGAGGTCCGGGCCGCGAAACGGCTCGACCTCCCGGCCTCGTACGAGTCGTCGGTCGACCTCCCGTTCGAGACGGTCGGCGCGGTCCGGTTCGAAGACCAGGCGCGGTTCGACCCCGGGACCTACCTCCGCGCGCTGGCCGCGGCGATCGAGGACGCGGGGGGCCGGATCTACGAGGGGACACGGGCGACGGACGTCTCCGGGGGCTCGCCCTGTCGAGTGGAGACCGATCGGGGGTCGGTGACGGCCGACGCCGTCGTGGTCGCCACCCACTTCCCGATCACCGACCACGCCGGCTACTTCGCGCGGCTGTCGCCCAAGCGGTCCTACGTCCTCGCCGTCCGCCTCGAGGACGAGGTGCCCGAGGGGCTGTACTACGACCCGTCCGAGCCGTACTTCTCGGTTCGTCCGCACCCGCGCGGGCGCGAGTCGACGGTCCTGATCGGCGGGCAGAACCACCGGACCGGCCGCGGCGGCAGCACGGCCGAGCGCTATCGGCGGCTCGAATCGGCCGCCCGCGACCGCTTCGACGTCGCCGCCGTCGAGAATCGCTGGGCGACCCAGGACTTCCGGACGGTCGACGGCGTCCCCTTCGTGGGGACGCTCCCGGTGTTCGACCAGGGCGTCTACGTCGCCACCGGCTTCGGCGGCTGGGGGATGACCAACGGCACCGCGGCCGGGCGACTCCTCGCCGACCGCATCCTCGGGCACGAGCCGGAGTGGGGTCGCGTGTTCCGCCCCACGCGGTTCACGCTCCCCGCCGGCGCTGGCGCGTTCCTCTCGCACAACGGCCACGCGGCGCGACACCTGGTCAGCGGCTGGTTCGAGCGGCGACCGAGCGCCGCCGAGACAACGCTCGCCGAGGACGAGGCGCGCGTCTTCCGGTCCGGCGCCGGTCCCGTTGCTGCGTATCGGGACGAGGACGGCGACCTGCACGCGGTCTCGGCGGTCTGTCCGCACATGGGCTGTCTCGTCGAGTGGAACGACGGCGAGCGCTCGTGGGACTGCCCGTGTCACGGCTCCCGGTTCGACGTCGACGGGGCCGTCCTGGACACGCCCGCCGTCGACGGACTCGACCCCGTCGCCGGGATATCCGAACAGCGAGAGCGCGAGCGTCGCTCGCCGACTCCGTCGG